CGCCTACTCCCCCAAGGGTACGACCTTTACCCCATCAAAACAATCGAGTGAGTTGCCTTCTTGTGCGGTAATTACTACTTTTACGGGCTAAACCTCGATATTAAACAGGTCTCCTATGGATCATGAACTTTTATGCGAACTCTATCAAAGAATGCTTCGAATCCGTCGCTTCGAAGAAGAGGCAGCTCGACTCTACACTGAAAGAAAAATTGGTGGCTTTCTCCACCTGTACATCGGTCAGGAAGCAGTGGCTGTTGGAGCACTTTCAGTGCTCGAAAAACATGACAAGGTCATAACTGCTTACCGCTGTCATGGACACTACCTGGCTCGAGGAGGCTCTTCAAAAGCAGGTATGGCCGAACTCCTCGGTAAAGGCACAGGATGTGTCGAAGGCCGTGGTGGTTCAATGCATTTTTATGACATCGATAATAACTTTTATGGTGGATGGGGTATTGTAGGAGCGCAAGTGCCACTTGCTGCCGGTCTAGCATTCGCGCAAAAGTATAAAGAGGAGAATGGGGTAACACTCTGCTTCCTCGGCGATGGTGCCATCAACATTGGTCCTTTTCACGAAGGGCTCTCGCTCGCTTCACTGTGGGAACTTCCAGTCGTATATCTCATTGAAAACAACGAATACGCAATGGGCACTCCACTTGAGAAGACAGCTCCTACAGAAGACCTCTCAATCCGTGCACTTGGCTATGCGATGGCGCGTGAAACTATTGATGGGCATGATATTTTTGACGTTCGCTCAAAAGTTCATACAGCAGTGCAGAGGGCTCGAGAACATAACCAACCTACCTTGATTGAGGTAAAAACGTACCGATACAGAGGGCACTCGATGGCAGATCCACAAAAGTATCGAACGCGTGAAGATGTTCAGGAGCGCCAACAACGTGATGCGATCCTTCTCCTTGGACAGAAGCTGGATGAACTGCAAATGGGAGACAAACGAGCGCAGATAGAGGCTGATATTGAAAACGAAATTCAAGAAGCGGTGGAGTTTGCTGAGAATTCTCCGTTTCCAGACCCTGCAACCGCAACAAATTATACCTATATAGAAAGTTAAGAGGCTGCCGTGGAATCACTACATCAAGGGGGAGAAAGCGCCGTGAATGAAGGACTGACTGTTCGAGAAATTCCAATC
This genomic interval from bacterium contains the following:
- the pdhA gene encoding pyruvate dehydrogenase (acetyl-transferring) E1 component subunit alpha, which gives rise to MDHELLCELYQRMLRIRRFEEEAARLYTERKIGGFLHLYIGQEAVAVGALSVLEKHDKVITAYRCHGHYLARGGSSKAGMAELLGKGTGCVEGRGGSMHFYDIDNNFYGGWGIVGAQVPLAAGLAFAQKYKEENGVTLCFLGDGAINIGPFHEGLSLASLWELPVVYLIENNEYAMGTPLEKTAPTEDLSIRALGYAMARETIDGHDIFDVRSKVHTAVQRAREHNQPTLIEVKTYRYRGHSMADPQKYRTREDVQERQQRDAILLLGQKLDELQMGDKRAQIEADIENEIQEAVEFAENSPFPDPATATNYTYIES